One window of the Triticum dicoccoides isolate Atlit2015 ecotype Zavitan chromosome 3B, WEW_v2.0, whole genome shotgun sequence genome contains the following:
- the LOC119278211 gene encoding protein DEK-like, protein MDADAEAEEHEEEAESEEEAEAQPQKKRGRRKRVPREPATPATGRPSRERKTVERYAELTPRSTPAKKSAAILQGSGTKLKEIPNVFFKLSKRKVDDNLQSLHALLFGRKSTVHFLKRNLSQFSGFVWTDNPEKQRNRIKERLDKMHKEKLLDFCDILDVQTKHTLKKEEVSAKLLEFLESPCITRDVVISDVKKGKKRRRKSKGTSGEKKKRKSRKQAVEAEKENDDEDDAGPAGSEDASMGESDEDSEVKEETKSDEEPEATPVKKKSTDDKQGKKEAGSKAKENDASVKKTPTKSVKSVSKPDVEPESKKAAKKTPKNSTKGSNTPVEKAKKKVAKPKKDDGKESKNNSKARKKQGAKASGGNKGKDKVAPTTKQLHGVVSNILKEVDFNTATLADILRKLGDHFDMDLMDRKSEVKRIIEEVINSMSDDEGEEENEEDAEENGKKGEDSKEDPDEEEEK, encoded by the exons ATGGACGCCGACGCCGAGGCGGAGGAgcacgaggaggaggcggagtcggaggaggaggcggaggcgcagcCGCAGAAGAAGCGGGGCCGGAGGAAGAGGGTGCCGCGGGAGCCGGCCACCCCCGCCACCGGGAGGCCCTCCAGGGAGCGCAAGACCGTCGAGCGCTACGCCGAGCTCACCCCGCGCTCCACCCCCGCCAAGAAGTCCGCCGCCATTCTCCAG GGCTCTGGGACGAAGCTCAAGGAGATCCCCAATG TTTTCTTCAAACTATCCAAGAGAAAGGTGGATGACAATCTTCAGAGTCTTCATGCTTTATTGTTTGGGAGAAAATCAACT GTCCATTTCTTGAAAAGAAACCTATCACAGTTTTCTGGTTTTGTTTGGACTGacaatccg GAAAAGCAAAGGAACAGGATAAAAGAAAGGCTTGACAAGATGCACAAGGAGAAGCTGCTAGATTTTTGTGATATACTTGATGTTCAGACCAAACACACTTTAAAGAAG GAGGAAGTTTCTGCCAAATTGCTGGAGTTTCTGGAGTCTCCTTGCATTACCAGAGATGTTGTTATCAGTGATGTGAAG AAAGGGAAGAAACGCCGGAGGAAGTCTAAAGGAACTTCTGGAGAGAAG AAAAAGAGGAAGAGCCGGAAACAAGCAGTTGAGGCTGAAAAAgagaatgatgatgaagatgatgctggtCCTGCTGGTTCTGAGGACGCATCAATGGGAGAAAGTGATGAGGACTCTGAAGTGAAAGAAGAAACCAAGAGTGATGAAGAGCCTGAAGCGACACCAGTTAAGAAAAAGTCAACAGATGATAAACAAGGAAAGAAGGAAGCTGGATCCAAGGCAAAGGAAAATGATGCATCAGTAAAGAAGACTCCTACTAAATCTGTAAAAAGCGTGTCAAAGCCAGATGTGGAGCCGGAGAGCAAAAAGGCTGCCAAGAAAacaccaaagaattcaacaaagggAAGCAATACACCTGTagaaaaggccaagaagaaggttgCAAAACCGAAAAAGGATGATGGAAAAGAGAGCAAAAACAACAGTAAGGCACGCAAGAAGCAAGGTGCCAAGGCATCTGGTGGAAATAAAG GAAAAGACAAGGTAGCCCCAACCACTAAGCAGCTGCATGGAGTTGTTAGCAACATATTGAAAGAAGTGGATTTCAATACG GCAACTTTGGCCGACATTCTCCGGAAGCTAG GAGACCACTTTGAcatggacctcatggataggaAGTCGGAGGTGAAGCGCATCATAGAGGAAGTGATCAACAGCATGTCTGACGATGAAGGCGAGGAAGAAAATGAGGAGGATGCAGAGGAGAATGGCAAGAAGGGAGAAGATTCAAAGGAGGATCCTGATGAAGAGGAAGAGAAATAA